In the Acropora muricata isolate sample 2 chromosome 10, ASM3666990v1, whole genome shotgun sequence genome, one interval contains:
- the LOC136887811 gene encoding putative leucine-rich repeat-containing protein DDB_G0290503 codes for MMSRLVLVLVLCSVALSSPIIKIKAVNGEKRQYCCYGVEKPFDMRAKAKQGMRALVQAGFNMRKLRIVLDIHQKAVEGKLENVEQEAENLNKRVREALKATIKILGDATKKAAKTLSEVTAVTNDLGKLGNDIEVTKTHDMITKIRQLIEDKPVKKQADDKKDETHKNSSAAEYEQKEPVGKTTKQLKSTKDETGDHRKANVATIKRSKTRGRDHNNTKVNTHDEQKHEDKKLGNRKKVKTTKSEEKDQVKSKNNTKSRHPKNIIPGMAETDEKAIAQNLLAEAEKRESEQVKKARDAIEMKVENNKRAFDRAKQFLRQIQDGLLQIQNGFEKTGSQINSDFGISLTEVKPDTRQHGRLDIQHDKDNKPLCKCKVVCWSESCRKVNVRKNLTVGNCTDISRPNGLNVLLGGSPQTGPQSLSLDFKSVSIPERFEDDQESTSSEDSDEIHSSDASLDLLETPKENKRERNEIVDSEDYMRLGKESNDYRLQERRGNYGLEGQYLDARTFTRKSQGKGGFRSKKEKPYEVVTKMTLHRIFLQPEKGVSDNSIQEDLKMHSKFSGSNSGTSKTANPTGKRRRDGKKTGNGQFGEKKIIHELKETISGPANAKPFEIASSEISNIAGSGQFRDHKRMKRASLMHDTNQIRGEPEFPGRDPITEFLETSASADAESSDHETAVERHWMGAEGNKIEEEQSGSPDTELKRRDPLTTFLGTSGSIGGGYPGNEVAVWSHSLDDGGENSGELTSSSAVFNEKPGAVHSVLGKVHDNDTSQEAQEENAKGEGNKSFDPLLLLQVRNIRMNVLQAEKKAINDLNDVRTNLRSKMEDLMKDLKVVRRLTRNVHRKVVWTVKKALDMARLAKSNATSRLNMTRRAAKALNDIEKRLDVLQTRNASNILRSRIPEYLGMKDASLYKQLLATNRMLTKLDGAKELAIDRAEKRFRNEEKTGSSITTEVDSLKDELYSAEKELTDETGAEMEDEREAQQKIDEAIRRNKLVSKKTAYTLEAIENYLQKLQSDERKLNQLRFQ; via the exons ATGATGTCACGGCTGGTTTTGGTCCTTGTGCTATGCTCCGTTGCCCTGTCGTCACCGATAATCAAGATAAAAG CTGTTAATGGCGAGAAGAGGCAATACTGTTGCTATGGGGTTGAAAAACCTTTCGACATGCGAGCCAAAGCAAAGCAGGGCATGCGTGCATTAGTCCAAGCTGGATTTAACATGAGGAAGCTTCGAATAGTCCTGGACATTCATCAAAAAGCTGTTGAGGGAAAGCTGGAGAATGTGGAGCAGGAGGCAGAAAACTTAAATAAACGAGTGAGGGAAGCTCTGAAGGCTACGATAAAAATCCTTGGAGATGCGACCAAAAAGGCAGCGAAGACTTTGAGCGAAGTAACAG CGGTTACAAATGATCTGGGAAAGCTAGGAAATGACATTGAGGTCACAAAAACACACGACATGATCACGAAAATACGACAACTGATTGAAGACAAACCAGTTAAAAAGCAAGCGGACGATAAGAAGGATGAAACGCATAAGAATTCAAGCGCTGCAGAATATGAACAGAAGGAGCCTGTGGGCAAAACGACCAAACAACTGAAATCTACCAAAGATGAGACAGGGGACCATCGAAAAGCGAATGTCGCTACAATCAAGAGAAGTAAAACAAGAGGACGCGACCACAATAACACGAAAGTGAATACACATGACGAGCAAAAGCACGAGGACAAGAAGTTAGGCAAtaggaaaaaagtaaaaacgaCGAAAAGCGAGGAAAAGGATCAAGTGAAGAGCAAAAATAACACAAAATCGCGCCATCCAAAGAACATCATTCCGGGAATGGCTGAAACAGACGAAAAGGCGATAGCCCAAAATTTGCTAGCGGAAGCTGAAAAACGCGAGAGCGAACAAGTAAAAAAGGCGAGAGACGCTATCGAGATGAAGGTAGAGAACAACAAGAGAGCGTTTGACAGAGCAAAACAGTTTTTGAGACAAATTCAAGACGGCCTACTTCAGATTCAGAATGGTTTTGAGAAAACAGGATCCCAA ATAAATAGCGATTTCGGCATTTCTCTCACTGAAGTGAAGCCGGACACTCGACAACATGGACGTTTAGACATTCAGCATGATAAAGATAACAAGCCTCTTTGCAAATGCAAAGTAGTTTGTTG GAGTGAATCATGTCGCAAAGTGAACGTGAG AAAGAATCTAACAGTTGGCAATTGCACAG ATATTTCCAGACCCAATGGCCTCAACGTTTTGTTGGGAGGAAGTCCCCAAACCGGTCCACAATCCTTGTCTTTGGATTTTAAGTCAGTCAGTATTCCTGAAAGGTTTGAAGACGATCAAGAATCGACGTCCTCGGAAGATAGCGATGAGATACACAGTTCTGATGCTTCCCTTGACTTGCTAGAAACACCTAAAGAAAACAAGCGCGAACGAAATGAAATTGTAGACAGTGAGGATTATATGAGACTGGGGAAAGAGAGCAATGACTATCGTTTGCAAGAAAGGCGAGGCAATTATGGTTTGGAAGGACAGTACTTGGACGCAAGAACTTTTACGAGGAAGAGCCAAGGAAAGGGAGGTTTTCGTAGTAAAAAAGAGAAGCCTTACGAGGTTGTCACAAAAATGACTTTGCACAGAATATTCTTGCAGCCAGAAAAAGGAGTTTCTGACAACAGCATTCAGGAAGATCTGAAGATGCACTCGAAATTCAGCGGAAGTAATTCCGGTACGAGCAAAACCGCTAACCCCACGGGAAAGAGAAGGAGGGATGGAAAGAAAACGGGGAATGGGCAATTTggagaaaagaaaatcattcaTGAATTGAAAGAGACTATCAGTGGACCAGCAAATGCTAAACCTTTTGAAATCGCCAGTTCTGAGATTTCTAACATTGCAGGAAGTGGACAGTTTAGAGATCACAAAAGAATGAAGCGAGCAAGCTTAATGCATGACACCAATCAAATAAGAGGTGAACCAGAATTTCCAGGTAGGGATCCCATAACAGAATTTCTCGAAACATCAGCAAGTGCAGATGCTGAAAGTTCTGACCATGAAACCGCAGTTGAAAGACATTGGATGGGTGCTGAAGGAAATAAAATTGAAGAAGAACAATCAGGTAGCCCAGATACAGAATTGAAAAGAAGAGATCCGTTGACAACGTTTCTTGGAACATCAGGAAGCATTGGTGGTGGGTACCCCGGCAACGAAGTCGCAGTTTGGAGCCATTCTTTGGATGATGGAGGAGAAAATAGCGGTGAACTAACTTCAAGTAGCGCGGTGTTCAACGAGAAACCTGGTGCGGTGCACAGTGTTCTTGGTAAAGTGCACGACAACGACACGTCGCAAGAAGCGCAAGAAGAAAACGCGAAGGGGGAAGGGAACAAATCATTTGATCCTTTACTTCTCTTGCAAGTGAGAAACATAAGAATGAATGTTCTACAAgctgaaaaaaaagcaataaatgaCTTGAACGACGTCAGGACAAACTTGAGGTCAAAGATGGAAGACCTCATGAAGGATTTAAAGGTAGTAAGAAGGTTAACGAGAAACGTTCACAGAAAAGTTGTATGGACAGTTAAGAAGGCCCTAGATATGGCAAGACTGGCAAAGAGCAATGCAACCAGCAGACTGAACATGACACGAA GGGCTGCAAAGGCATTGAATGACATTGAAAAACGGCTTGATGTTCTCCAAACGCGCAATGCTTCGAACATACTTCGATCAAGAATCCCAGAATATTTAGGGATGAAAGATGCTTCACTTTATAAACAGCTTTTGGCAACAAATAGGATGTTAACAAAACTTGATGGTGCGAAAGAGCTAGCGATTGATCGAGCTGAAAAACGTTTTCGAAATGAAGAGAAGACAGGGAGCTCAATTACAACCGAGGTGGATTCGTTGAAGGATGAGTTATATTCTGCAGAAAAAGAACTTACTGATGAGACAGGAGCTGAGATGGAAGATGAAAGGGAAGCCCAGCAAAAGATAGACGAAGCAATACGGCGAAATAAGCTTGTATCTAAGAAGACGGCCTATACATTGGAGGCCATTGAGAATTATTTACAAAAGCTTCAATCAGATGAGAGAAAATTGAATCAATTAAGATTTCAGTGA